One genomic window of Amphiura filiformis chromosome 3, Afil_fr2py, whole genome shotgun sequence includes the following:
- the LOC140148603 gene encoding LOW QUALITY PROTEIN: uncharacterized protein (The sequence of the model RefSeq protein was modified relative to this genomic sequence to represent the inferred CDS: deleted 2 bases in 1 codon), giving the protein MPHKSKNVLLQYDRSQIPIALQKIQMKEMTIRGASRQYGIPYSTLRDRTAGRIPANAHPGISTVLTKYEEDNLTEYIIKCADMGVGKSMQQVKEMAAMIVHKDPHRSHVAELWATKMQAGNDWYYAFLKRHPQLSLRTPEKLSQVRAKMTNEAVLTRFYDTLWSPTYLTKHLHVSLMQMKLAPLDFKPHKVVALKKTRSLYSLNSGDKTQVTVLACGNAAGNMIPPAVIFPGKRVNNVLVESAPQGWYVQFTESGWIRSVAFEKWFGNLFIPYINKHVRPHNKEQKVVLILDGHKSHETLRTLKEAQENYVDIICLPPNTTHLLQPLDITFFKSLKCHWNRENEAYCRENHGEFVKKGSFMKVFQKSWDKCCQKTGVVSNGFKRVGIAPYKRLTLGDIQSDKILFPSAGLNTPLQTTSPVVSASTSESELHVVEAPPETNQTGSNIVVSASTSESELVESPPETNQKGSNSPVVSASTSESELVESPPETNQKGSNSPVVSASTSESELVESPPETNQKGSNSPVVSASTSESELVESPPETNQKGSNSPVVSASTSKSELVEAPPETNQTAGSNSPRVSASTSESELVEAPPETNQTGLNSPHVSASTSESEFFDLVFETLPVVPARINTSPGYSFDIEISPDSVTMSSCLELFNNINESLGNSVPPELDKTQILSSEESLAPATNAHQTEVESDESPGTAAHTEAHQVDAHLNTIFKLPSFTHAPKRVRKTNPYCRVLTSNEVILEKERMMDQELEKLRIRKEKEERKAKVAKEKVEKANEKLRIRKEKEEKKAKAAKEKFQKAKEKAKTKKMQAAKKAREKAKTKQLQVAKKATENAKSKKLKAVKNAKGNAKSKKKQTAKKLQEGKRQSQN; this is encoded by the exons ATGCCACACAAAAGTAAGAACGTTTTGCTACAATACGACCGATCACAGATTCCAATTGCTTTgcaaaaaatacaaatgaaagaaatgacAATCAGAGGTGCAAGTAGACAATACGGCATCCCATATTCAACTTTGAGAGACAGGACTGCCGGAAGAATACCCGCAAATGCCCATCCAGGCATTTCAACAGTGTTAACAAAATACGAAGAAGACAATCTCACAGAATACATTATAAAGTGTGCGGATATGGGGGTGGGGAAAAGCATGCAACAAGTCAAAGAGATGGCGGCGATGATCGTTCACAAAGATCCACATAGGTCGCACGTTGCAGAATTATGGGCAACAAAAATGCAGGCTGGGAATGATTGGTATTATGCATTCCTCAAGAGACATCCTCAGTTGTCTTTAAGAACCCCAGAAAAACTTAGCCAGGTGAGAGCAAAGATGACAAATGAAGCGGTGTTGACAAGATTTTATGACACTTTGTGGAGCCCTACTTATCTGACCAAACACCTTCATGTGTCTTTAATGCAGATGAAGTTGGCA CCACTTGATTTCAAGCCACACAAGGTGGTGGCTTTAAAGAAAACCCGTTCCCTCTATAGTCTGAATAGTGGGGACAAAACCCAGGTCACAGTCTTAGCATGTGGAAATGCTGCTGGCAACATGATTCCTCCTGCAGTAATATTCCCAGGCAAAAGGGTCAATAATGTCCTTGTAGAGAGTGCCCCACAGGGTTGGTATGTGCAATTCACAGAGAGCGGTTGGATCAGATCAGTTGCATTTGAGAAATGGTTTGGTAATTTGTTCATTCCATACATCAACAAGCATGTACGACCACACAACAAAGAACAGAAGGTTGTACTGATCCTTGATGGACACAAATCACATGAGACTTTGAGAACATTGAAAGAAGCTCAAGAAAACTATGTTGATATAATCTGCCTGCCTCCTAATACAACTCATTTGCTCCAGCCTCTCGACATTACTTTCTTTAAATCACTTAAATGCCATTGGAATCGTGAGAATGAAGCATATTGCAGGGAGAACCACGGGGAGTTCGTTAAAAAGGGAAGTTTCATGAAGGTGTTCCAGAAGTCTTGGGATAAGTGTTGCCAAAAGACAGGAGTAGTCAGCAATGGTTTCAAACGAGTCGGCATTGCCCCATACAAGAGACTCACACTGGGTGATATTCAAAGTGACAAAATTCTGTTCCCATCTGCAGGACTGAACACTCCGCTACAAACAACTAGTCCAGTTGTTTCAGCTAGCACTAGCGAGTCAGAGTTACATGTAGTAGAGGCTCCTCCTGAAACTAACCAGACAGGGTCCAATATAGTTGTTTCAGCTAGCACTAGCGAGTCAGAGTTAGTAGAGTCTCCTCCTGAAACTAACCAGAAAGGTTCAAATAGTCCAGTTGTTTCAGCTAGCACTAGCGAGTCAGAGTTAGTAGAGTCTCCTCCTGAAACTAACCAGAAAGGTTCAAATAGTCCAGTTGTTTCAGCTAGCACTAGCGAGTCAGAGTTAGTAGAGTCTCCTCCTGAAACTAACCAGAAAGGTTCAAATAGTCCAGTTGTTTCAGCTAGCACTAGCGAGTCAGAGTTAGTAGAGTCTCCTCCTGAAACTAACCAGAAAGGTTCAAATAGTCCAGTTGTTTCAGCTAGCACTAGCAAGTCAGAGTTAGTAGAGGCTCCTCCTGAAACTAACCAGACTGCAGGGTCAAATAGTCCACGTGTTTCAGCTAGCACTAGCGAGTCAGAGTTAGTAGAGGCTCCTCCTGAAACTAACCAGACAGGGTTAAATAGTCCACATGTTTCAGCTAGCACTAGCGAGTCAGAGTTCTTTGACTTGGTGTTTGAAACATTGCCTGTAGTCCCAGCTAGAATCAATACTTCTCCAGGATATTCATTTGACATTGAGATTTCACCTGATTCTGTAACAATGTCATCATGTCTGGAATTGTTCAATAACATTAATGAATCGCTAGGAAATTCAGTCCCTCCTGAACTTGATAAGACGCAAATTCTCTCATCAGAAGAGTCACTAGCTCCTGCTACTAATGCTCACCAGACAGAAGTTGAGTCTGATGAATCCCCAGGAACTGCTGCTCATACTGAAGCTCACCAAGTGGATGCACACTTGAACACCATCTTCAAACTGCCATCATTTACTCATGCTCCAAAGCGTGTGAGAAAAACAAATCCATATTGTAGGGTGTTGACATCAAATGAGGTTATCCTTGAAAAAGAAAGGATGATGGATCAGGAGCTAGAAAAGCTGAGAATcaggaaagaaaaggaagaaaggaaaGCAAAAGTTGCcaaagaaaaagttgaaaaggcAAATGAAAAGCTGAGAATcagaaaagaaaaggaagaaaagaaagcaAAAGCTGCCAAAGAAAAATTCCAAAAGGCAAAagaaaaagccaaaactaaaaaaaTGCAAGCAGCTAAAAAGGCCAGAGAAAAGGCCAAAACTAAACAACTGCAGGTAGCCAAAAAGGCAACAGAAAATGCCAAATCAAAGAAACTGAAGGCAGTCAAAAATGCAAAAGGAAATGCCAAATCTAAGAAAAAACAAACAGCCAAAAAACTACAGGAAGGCAAAAGacaaagccaaaactaa